One window from the genome of Thermococcus siculi encodes:
- a CDS encoding Nre family DNA repair protein: MSAPVFNSKLCAICKGRKLLCGRPTCPILERFRVARTVEQKLNKRHLFGSSPPSVFVGEYGYPKVRIGPLVPPIEGKTDYLDNPLKWEDKTIRDILYYRSLLVMGETKADIHVRKSGRILGEVQELAMSIKPVDSEILLKRKPVLKVLPSEFAPPVGPKAELLDFELTENPKIPRRTDYVVSDELKAEQAIMRLYNWGFDEYYIIRLLSAGLLGVDKKLVPTRWSITAVQDTIGKNLRREILHYPEINDYEVYFYRFLGNRYAVLLMPESYAFELLEVWLRGSLFGASEPSVIHDYEDYRGRKEYVKETAGAYHAARLSVLEALRARRRQARIVVFREVTPEYYAPVGVWQIRLGVKKAMGNLIGRFETLNEALDAIRRRLEHPFERYLERSYVLGTLARQKTLDEWLGKNIYRLGGENLGG; this comes from the coding sequence ATGAGTGCCCCGGTGTTCAACTCGAAACTCTGTGCAATATGCAAGGGCAGGAAGCTCCTCTGCGGAAGGCCGACCTGCCCGATACTCGAGAGGTTCAGGGTAGCTCGCACTGTGGAGCAGAAGCTGAACAAGCGCCATCTCTTCGGATCTTCGCCGCCGAGCGTCTTTGTCGGTGAGTACGGCTACCCAAAGGTCAGGATAGGCCCCCTCGTGCCTCCCATCGAGGGGAAAACCGACTACCTCGACAACCCGCTCAAGTGGGAGGACAAGACGATAAGGGACATCCTCTACTACCGTTCGCTTTTGGTTATGGGAGAGACCAAGGCCGATATACACGTGAGGAAGAGCGGCAGGATCCTCGGCGAGGTTCAGGAGCTGGCGATGTCAATAAAGCCGGTTGACAGCGAGATACTCCTCAAGAGGAAGCCCGTCCTTAAGGTCCTTCCCAGCGAGTTTGCACCTCCCGTGGGGCCGAAGGCTGAACTTTTGGACTTTGAACTTACTGAGAACCCAAAAATCCCCCGCAGGACGGACTACGTTGTGAGCGACGAGCTTAAAGCAGAGCAGGCGATAATGCGCCTCTACAACTGGGGCTTCGACGAGTACTACATCATAAGGCTCCTCTCCGCGGGACTGCTCGGCGTTGACAAAAAGCTCGTTCCCACGCGCTGGAGCATAACCGCCGTCCAGGACACGATAGGCAAGAACCTCAGGCGCGAGATCCTCCACTATCCAGAGATAAACGACTACGAGGTCTACTTCTACCGCTTCCTTGGGAACCGGTATGCAGTCCTGTTGATGCCGGAAAGCTATGCCTTTGAGCTGCTTGAGGTCTGGCTTAGGGGTTCTCTCTTCGGTGCCAGCGAACCGAGCGTAATCCACGACTACGAGGACTACCGCGGGAGGAAGGAGTACGTAAAGGAGACCGCTGGCGCGTATCACGCGGCTAGGCTGAGCGTGTTGGAGGCCCTCCGCGCGAGGAGGAGACAGGCCAGGATAGTGGTCTTCCGTGAGGTTACTCCGGAATACTACGCCCCCGTTGGCGTCTGGCAGATCCGCCTCGGCGTGAAGAAGGCGATGGGCAATCTGATAGGCCGCTTCGAGACCCTCAACGAGGCCCTGGATGCCATCAGGAGAAGGTTAGAGCACCCGTTCGAGAGGTACCTCGAGAGGAGCTACGTCCTCGGAACCCTGGCGAGGCAGAAGACCCTTGACGAGTGGCTCGGAAAGAATATATACCGCCTCGGCGGAGAGAACCTAGGTGGATGA